A window from Streptomyces subrutilus encodes these proteins:
- a CDS encoding polysaccharide deacetylase family protein, translating to MSSTSTAGTRRRRTRVRAAAAAALALVAVGGAPALAATDRPAARDEAAAAPGGAAPAAAPVPLGISRLAQGAGRAIAITIDDGPDPRWTPRVLKVLEQNKVKATFCMIGTSARAHPELVREVAAAGHRLCDHSVDHDVTMDHKSVAYQRRQILDAKAMIENAVPGVAVDYYRAPGGAFTPDSRAIAAANGMRPLGWSVDPKDWSRPGLPAIVSTVEGALPVRPTVLFHDGGGDRSETVAALGQYLPWLTAHGYTFTFPARTAP from the coding sequence ATGAGCAGCACCAGCACCGCCGGGACCCGGCGACGGCGGACACGCGTCAGGGCGGCGGCAGCGGCCGCACTGGCTCTCGTCGCCGTCGGCGGCGCGCCGGCCCTCGCCGCGACCGACCGCCCCGCCGCACGCGACGAAGCCGCGGCCGCGCCCGGCGGGGCGGCGCCCGCCGCGGCTCCCGTCCCGCTCGGCATCTCGCGGCTCGCCCAGGGCGCCGGGCGCGCCATCGCGATCACGATCGACGACGGCCCGGACCCCCGCTGGACCCCGCGGGTCCTCAAGGTGCTGGAACAGAACAAGGTCAAGGCCACGTTCTGCATGATCGGAACCAGTGCGCGCGCCCACCCGGAACTCGTCCGCGAGGTCGCCGCCGCGGGACACCGGCTGTGCGACCACTCGGTCGACCACGACGTCACGATGGACCACAAATCCGTGGCCTACCAGCGCCGGCAGATCCTCGATGCCAAGGCCATGATCGAGAACGCGGTGCCGGGCGTCGCCGTCGACTACTACCGGGCGCCGGGCGGCGCCTTCACCCCCGACAGCCGTGCCATCGCCGCCGCGAACGGCATGCGGCCGCTGGGCTGGAGCGTGGACCCCAAGGACTGGAGCCGGCCCGGCCTGCCCGCCATCGTCTCCACGGTGGAGGGCGCCCTGCCCGTGCGGCCGACGGTCCTCTTCCACGACGGCGGCGGAGACCGCAGCGAGACCGTCGCCGCGCTCGGACAGTACCTGCCCTGGCTCACCGCGCACGGCTACACCTTCACCTTCCCGGCCCGCACCGCGCCCTGA
- a CDS encoding MerR family transcriptional regulator, translating to MTVDDPLSRLDDDDYPAYTMGRAAEMLGTTPGFLRAIGEARLITPLRSEGGHRRYSRYQLRIAARARELVDQGTPVEAACRIVILEDQLEEAQRINAEYRRAAPPTTI from the coding sequence ATGACCGTAGACGACCCGCTCAGCCGGCTCGACGACGACGACTACCCCGCCTACACGATGGGCCGGGCGGCCGAGATGCTCGGCACCACCCCCGGTTTCCTGCGGGCCATCGGCGAGGCCCGCCTGATCACCCCGCTGCGCTCCGAGGGCGGCCACCGCCGCTACTCGCGCTACCAGCTGCGCATCGCGGCCCGCGCCCGCGAACTCGTCGACCAGGGCACTCCCGTCGAAGCCGCGTGCCGCATCGTCATCCTGGAGGACCAGCTCGAAGAGGCCCAGCGGATCAACGCCGAGTACCGCCGCGCCGCCCCGCCGACGACCATCTGA